The proteins below are encoded in one region of Nocardioides marmorisolisilvae:
- a CDS encoding TetR/AcrR family transcriptional regulator — translation MTTRERARPMPADERRTAILAAARPLLVEHGRDTTTRQIAEAAGVAEGTIFRVFPTKDGLFDAVLAAEFDPEPFLEAIAGIDLAEPLEARLVEATALLQRRFIGIFEMMTAMAVRRPPDRMGAPQLRKRLANEGLGRVLDPDADRFRVPVEDVVQLLRLLTFSGSHPHISNQRPLTAEQIVDVVLHGTLREGSAPDQGGI, via the coding sequence GTGACCACCCGAGAGCGTGCTCGGCCGATGCCGGCGGACGAGCGCCGTACGGCGATCCTGGCGGCGGCGCGCCCGCTGCTCGTCGAGCACGGCCGGGACACCACCACCCGGCAGATCGCCGAGGCGGCCGGCGTCGCCGAGGGCACCATCTTCCGGGTGTTCCCGACCAAGGACGGCCTCTTCGACGCCGTGCTCGCCGCCGAGTTCGATCCCGAGCCGTTCCTCGAGGCGATCGCCGGGATCGACCTGGCCGAGCCCCTGGAGGCCCGGCTCGTGGAGGCCACCGCACTGCTCCAGCGAAGGTTCATCGGGATCTTCGAGATGATGACAGCGATGGCGGTACGCCGGCCCCCCGACCGGATGGGCGCGCCACAACTGCGCAAGCGACTCGCCAACGAGGGTCTGGGCAGGGTGCTCGATCCGGACGCCGATCGGTTCCGCGTTCCGGTCGAGGACGTCGTGCAGCTGCTGCGGCTGCTGACCTTCTCCGGCAGCCACCCGCACATCTCCAACCAGCGCCCGCTCACCGCCGAGCAGATCGTGGACGTCGTGCTGCACGGCACGCTCCGCGAGGGCTCCGCACCCGACCAAGGAGGGATCTGA
- a CDS encoding CocE/NonD family hydrolase, translated as MRSRRLLVLLALLPVWLLPLVGATGASAAGPVSQSLRFTTSDGVSLAATLTGQSPLTSRPTVVEFSPYGRNSQTLTVGPNYNFLLVQDRGTGDSDGQFDAMGRRMQQDVQETLRWACSQSWSNGALALNGFSASAILAYNAMHEPLPCVKAAIMKSGTSDLYRDLLVPGGISNIVPGAGVLALIGAPALEQGADRLQRNPSSSLDVMRGLFTSGLDAGLLHPTLDAWWRQRAFRGAAQPIPVLIIDGFFDVESRGAFQMYQALKGDGAHLMVVGGHDGAPAGTDDGVAEAGRWLDHYLRGVDNGVQADPRVQMFLSEGDRKAYLAGDFVRRDATDWPVPRTTWASLHLDPTKSGSAHSLNDGSLSLQPPSRIAVQSYPAVPSLPTSADVPNAAIVDAAGFDKVTDALPILSDMRLAESVGLTYTTAPFARAVDTVGPADLDVPLSSTTPGGPIWAVLSDVAPDGSTHPLTVGRLSTAFPKVDESKSLHDSSGRLVQPYGDYSVRESAGPLGVRTYHVEFWPIGNRFLAGHRLRLELVGASAASLPSLPGLNRVHVGGPDGAVLRLPVLPGSDLAAALR; from the coding sequence ATGAGGTCCAGGCGTCTGCTCGTCCTGCTCGCGCTGCTGCCCGTCTGGCTGCTCCCGTTGGTCGGTGCCACCGGCGCGAGCGCCGCCGGACCCGTCTCACAGAGCCTGCGGTTCACCACCTCCGATGGGGTCTCACTGGCAGCGACGCTGACCGGGCAGTCGCCGCTGACCTCGCGCCCGACGGTGGTCGAGTTCAGTCCGTACGGCCGCAACAGCCAGACCCTGACCGTCGGCCCGAACTACAACTTCCTGCTGGTCCAGGACCGCGGGACGGGCGACAGCGACGGGCAGTTCGACGCGATGGGCCGGCGGATGCAGCAGGACGTGCAGGAGACGCTCCGATGGGCGTGCAGCCAGTCGTGGAGCAACGGTGCGCTCGCCCTCAATGGGTTCTCGGCCAGCGCGATCCTCGCCTACAACGCGATGCACGAGCCCCTGCCGTGCGTGAAGGCCGCGATCATGAAGTCCGGGACGTCGGACCTCTACCGCGACCTGCTGGTGCCCGGCGGGATCAGCAACATCGTGCCCGGCGCGGGTGTGCTGGCGCTGATCGGTGCGCCCGCGCTCGAGCAGGGTGCGGATCGGTTGCAACGCAACCCCTCGTCCTCACTGGATGTGATGCGCGGGCTGTTCACCTCGGGGCTCGACGCGGGCCTGCTGCACCCGACGCTCGACGCGTGGTGGCGGCAGCGGGCCTTCCGCGGCGCGGCCCAGCCCATCCCGGTGCTGATCATCGACGGGTTCTTCGACGTGGAGTCGCGAGGCGCCTTCCAGATGTACCAGGCGCTGAAGGGCGACGGCGCCCACCTGATGGTGGTCGGCGGGCATGACGGCGCGCCCGCCGGCACCGACGATGGCGTGGCCGAGGCGGGCCGCTGGCTGGACCACTACCTGCGTGGCGTGGACAACGGTGTGCAGGCAGACCCGCGCGTGCAGATGTTCCTGTCCGAGGGCGATCGCAAGGCCTACCTCGCGGGCGACTTCGTGCGTCGCGACGCCACGGACTGGCCGGTCCCGCGGACCACCTGGGCCAGCCTCCACCTCGACCCGACGAAGAGCGGGTCCGCACACTCGCTCAACGACGGATCGCTCAGCCTGCAGCCCCCGAGCCGGATCGCCGTGCAGTCCTACCCGGCGGTGCCCTCGCTGCCCACCAGCGCGGACGTTCCCAACGCCGCGATCGTCGACGCGGCCGGGTTCGACAAGGTCACCGACGCGTTGCCGATCCTGTCCGACATGCGGCTCGCCGAGTCGGTCGGACTGACCTACACCACCGCTCCGTTCGCCCGTGCCGTGGACACGGTCGGGCCGGCGGATCTCGACGTACCACTCTCGAGCACGACGCCCGGCGGGCCGATCTGGGCGGTGCTGTCCGACGTCGCCCCCGACGGGAGCACGCACCCGTTGACCGTGGGACGGCTCAGCACCGCCTTCCCGAAGGTCGACGAGTCGAAGTCGCTGCACGACAGCTCCGGTCGCTTGGTGCAGCCGTACGGCGACTACAGCGTCCGGGAGTCGGCCGGGCCACTCGGCGTACGCACCTATCACGTGGAGTTCTGGCCGATCGGCAACCGCTTCCTTGCCGGTCACCGGCTGCGTCTCGAGCTGGTCGGTGCCTCGGCCGCCTCTCTGCCCAGCCTGCCCGGCCTCAACCGGGTCCACGTCGGCGGTCCCGACGGTGCCGTCCTCCGCCTTCCCGTCCTCCCCGGAAGCGACCTCGCCGCCGCGCTGCGCTGA
- the pdxH gene encoding pyridoxamine 5'-phosphate oxidase: MDADLARMREEYQLGGLDESDLADDPITMFDRWFEDARRGGVHEPNAMVLSTVSGGRPSARAVLLKGYDAIGFRFYTNHDSRKAHELTADPACALVFGWFELQRQVRIEGSAARLSRADDEAYFATRPRASQLGAWASAQSSVVSGRGELEAAYVEAERRFEGVDVPCPPYWGGYVVSPHTVEFWQGRRGRMHDRLVYRRSTVQEADQWLVQRLAP; this comes from the coding sequence ATGGACGCCGACCTGGCCCGGATGCGCGAGGAGTACCAGCTCGGCGGGCTCGACGAGTCCGACCTGGCCGACGACCCGATCACGATGTTCGACCGTTGGTTCGAGGACGCCCGTCGCGGTGGGGTCCACGAGCCCAACGCGATGGTGCTGAGCACCGTCTCCGGGGGCAGGCCGTCCGCCCGCGCCGTACTGCTGAAGGGGTACGACGCCATCGGCTTCCGCTTCTACACCAACCACGACTCGCGCAAGGCGCACGAGCTGACCGCCGACCCCGCGTGCGCGCTGGTGTTCGGCTGGTTCGAGCTGCAGCGGCAGGTGCGGATCGAGGGGAGCGCCGCCCGACTCTCGCGGGCCGACGACGAGGCCTACTTCGCGACCCGGCCCCGGGCCTCCCAGCTCGGCGCGTGGGCCTCGGCGCAGTCGTCGGTGGTGTCCGGCCGCGGCGAGCTGGAGGCGGCGTACGTCGAGGCGGAGCGGCGGTTCGAGGGCGTCGACGTGCCCTGCCCGCCGTACTGGGGCGGCTACGTGGTCAGCCCGCACACCGTCGAGTTCTGGCAGGGTCGCCGGGGTCGGATGCACGACCGGCTCGTCTACCGGCGCTCCACCGTCCAGGAGGCCGACCAGTGGCTGGTGCAGCGACTGGCGCCCTGA
- a CDS encoding citrate synthase 2: MTEVHEGLEGVVAFRTEIAEPDKDGGALRYRGVDIEEIVGRIPFEKVWGLLIDGSYEPGMPPAEPFPLPVHTGDIRVDVQSAVAQLAPVWGLQQTYDIDDSQVREDLGRAAVMVLSYVAQAARGIGQPMIPQRRVDEAKTIAERFMIRWQGEPDPQHVKAVDAYWSSAAEHGMNASTFTARVITSTGADVGAALSGAVGAMSGPLHGGAPSRVLHMIEEVERTGDASSYVKGLLDNGERLMGFGHRVYRAEDPRARVLRRTARELGAPRYEVAEALEKAALAELRERRPDRVLETNVEFWAAIVLDFAQVPPHMFTSMFTCARTAGWSAHILEQKRTGRLVRPSALYAGPAARPASSVDGWNDAWGI; encoded by the coding sequence ATGACCGAAGTACACGAGGGACTCGAGGGCGTCGTCGCCTTCCGGACCGAGATCGCCGAGCCCGACAAGGACGGCGGCGCGCTGCGCTACCGCGGTGTCGACATCGAGGAGATCGTCGGCCGGATCCCCTTCGAGAAGGTATGGGGTCTGCTGATCGACGGCTCCTACGAGCCGGGCATGCCTCCCGCCGAGCCGTTCCCGCTCCCGGTGCACACCGGCGACATCCGCGTCGACGTGCAGTCCGCAGTGGCCCAGCTCGCCCCGGTCTGGGGGCTGCAGCAGACCTACGACATCGACGACAGCCAGGTGCGTGAGGACCTGGGCAGGGCTGCGGTGATGGTGCTCTCTTACGTAGCCCAGGCCGCCCGTGGGATCGGCCAGCCGATGATCCCGCAGCGGCGGGTGGACGAAGCGAAGACGATCGCGGAGCGCTTCATGATCCGTTGGCAGGGCGAGCCGGACCCCCAGCACGTCAAGGCTGTCGATGCCTACTGGAGCTCCGCCGCCGAGCACGGCATGAACGCGTCGACCTTCACCGCGCGGGTGATCACCTCGACCGGCGCCGATGTCGGTGCCGCGCTGTCCGGCGCGGTGGGCGCGATGAGCGGCCCGCTGCATGGTGGCGCGCCCTCCCGGGTTCTGCACATGATCGAGGAGGTCGAGAGGACCGGCGACGCCTCGTCGTACGTCAAGGGGCTGCTGGACAACGGCGAACGGCTGATGGGGTTCGGCCACCGCGTCTACCGCGCCGAGGATCCTCGCGCACGAGTGCTTCGGCGAACGGCGCGCGAGCTCGGGGCACCCCGCTACGAGGTCGCCGAGGCACTGGAGAAGGCTGCTCTCGCCGAGCTGCGCGAGCGCCGGCCCGACCGAGTCCTGGAGACCAACGTCGAGTTCTGGGCGGCGATCGTGCTCGACTTCGCCCAAGTGCCGCCGCACATGTTCACCTCGATGTTCACCTGCGCGCGCACCGCCGGCTGGTCGGCCCATATCTTGGAGCAGAAGCGCACCGGTCGGCTGGTCCGTCCGTCGGCGCTCTACGCGGGACCCGCCGCACGTCCGGCATCCTCGGTGGACGGCTGGAACGACGCCTGGGGCATCTGA
- a CDS encoding fatty acid desaturase family protein, translating into MTVQLPIVPPVARPAPPSGYAALSALVRERNLLRRRPWFYAGVFAANLLVTALVVAAMVVWRDSWWLLLLAPVLAVVSVQFGFFGHDVGHQQVTRDRRLSRALGLVSGDLLAGLSYAWWVTKHNAHHAHPNDLATDPDVRAGALVFDADQADQRSGAAAWLTRHQAAMFFPMLLGEAVNLHVSSVREMFKPKVKGRAIESVLLTAHLAGYVALLVFTLTWPQVLAFVVLQKALQGVYLGMSFAPGHKGMPVMDVEQAADPFLRQVLTSRNVRGGWFTDAALGGLNYQVEHHLFPSMPRPNLRLAQPIVRQFCADRGVTYTETAALASYAAGLRHLHAVGTGLRSRGRS; encoded by the coding sequence GTGACCGTTCAGCTTCCCATCGTCCCGCCTGTCGCCCGACCGGCGCCCCCCAGCGGGTACGCCGCACTCTCCGCGCTGGTGCGCGAGCGCAACCTGCTGCGGCGGCGGCCGTGGTTCTACGCGGGCGTCTTCGCGGCCAATCTGCTCGTGACGGCGCTCGTCGTGGCGGCGATGGTCGTCTGGCGGGACTCCTGGTGGCTGCTTCTGCTCGCACCCGTCCTGGCCGTGGTCTCGGTGCAGTTCGGCTTCTTCGGCCATGACGTCGGGCACCAGCAGGTCACCCGAGACCGACGGTTGAGCCGCGCGCTCGGGTTGGTCTCCGGAGATCTCCTCGCCGGGCTGAGCTACGCGTGGTGGGTCACCAAGCACAACGCCCACCATGCCCACCCCAACGACCTGGCCACCGATCCGGATGTGCGCGCGGGCGCACTCGTGTTCGACGCCGACCAAGCCGACCAGCGCAGTGGTGCGGCCGCCTGGCTGACCCGCCACCAGGCCGCGATGTTCTTCCCGATGCTGCTCGGCGAGGCGGTGAACCTGCACGTGTCCAGCGTGCGGGAGATGTTCAAGCCGAAGGTCAAGGGGCGTGCGATCGAGTCGGTGCTGCTGACCGCACACCTGGCCGGTTACGTGGCCCTGCTGGTGTTCACGTTGACGTGGCCGCAGGTGCTCGCCTTCGTCGTCCTCCAGAAGGCTCTGCAGGGGGTCTACCTCGGCATGTCCTTCGCGCCCGGTCACAAGGGAATGCCGGTGATGGATGTCGAGCAGGCAGCCGACCCGTTCCTGCGGCAGGTGCTGACCTCACGCAACGTCCGCGGTGGCTGGTTCACCGACGCGGCGCTCGGCGGGCTCAACTACCAGGTCGAGCACCACCTGTTCCCGAGCATGCCGCGGCCCAACCTGCGTCTGGCGCAGCCGATCGTCAGGCAGTTCTGTGCCGATCGTGGCGTCACCTACACCGAGACCGCGGCGCTGGCGTCGTACGCCGCAGGGCTGCGGCACCTCCACGCCGTCGGTACCGGGCTCCGGAGCCGCGGGCGCAGCTGA
- a CDS encoding glycosyltransferase family 4 protein, giving the protein MISFIWSPGNRLPAGTGGSENYTVGQVRELNRRGIAAQVVTVGLGSADGRDDFTDVPFRSLATLAAVSDLDGTVVFVNEPHPVATRHPAYLILHNPPPIRDRYRAFATDGTRDRVLIATSRYAAALWSDFLDVDVATIRVVHPFAEPHFAREPRRASPTGQTRILFAGRLSPEKGIYTLLETLHVDVIDRDASLTFTATTAGSDKPQGRIIEKLLAAHPGIDVVPACKSPARMAALMAAHDVVVMPSNSQYWHETFGIVAIEAQHAGCRVVASNDGGLPETDCGAVVLVEPDNAEALAWGIRAAVGQGPPTAAARQLASAMYTVAESVDTLLDVLAGPLPVPPAVILRQLEELAMVPAREAGERAPA; this is encoded by the coding sequence TTGATCTCCTTCATCTGGTCCCCCGGCAATCGCCTGCCCGCAGGCACCGGGGGGTCTGAGAACTACACGGTTGGCCAGGTCCGTGAGCTCAACCGCCGAGGGATCGCCGCACAGGTGGTCACGGTCGGGCTCGGCAGCGCCGACGGCAGAGACGACTTCACCGACGTCCCCTTCCGGTCCCTGGCAACCCTTGCGGCGGTCAGCGACCTGGACGGGACCGTGGTCTTCGTCAACGAGCCGCATCCGGTCGCGACCAGGCATCCGGCGTACCTGATCCTGCACAACCCTCCGCCGATCCGGGACCGCTACCGCGCGTTCGCGACCGACGGAACCCGCGACCGGGTTCTGATCGCCACCAGCCGCTACGCCGCCGCCCTGTGGTCGGACTTCCTCGACGTCGACGTGGCGACCATTCGAGTCGTTCACCCCTTCGCCGAGCCGCACTTCGCCCGAGAGCCACGCCGGGCCTCCCCGACGGGACAGACACGGATCCTGTTCGCCGGAAGGCTCAGCCCGGAGAAGGGCATCTACACCCTCCTCGAGACACTGCATGTCGACGTCATCGACCGTGACGCATCGCTCACCTTCACCGCCACGACCGCTGGCTCGGACAAGCCGCAGGGCCGCATCATCGAGAAGCTGCTCGCCGCGCACCCCGGAATCGACGTGGTGCCCGCGTGCAAGAGCCCGGCCAGGATGGCGGCGCTGATGGCTGCTCACGACGTCGTGGTGATGCCGTCGAACAGCCAGTACTGGCACGAGACCTTCGGGATCGTCGCGATCGAGGCCCAGCACGCCGGGTGTCGGGTGGTCGCGTCGAACGACGGCGGTCTGCCCGAGACCGACTGCGGCGCGGTGGTCCTGGTCGAGCCGGACAATGCCGAGGCGCTTGCTTGGGGCATTCGGGCCGCGGTCGGCCAGGGGCCGCCCACTGCAGCGGCGCGGCAGCTCGCTTCGGCGATGTACACCGTCGCCGAGTCGGTGGACACATTGCTCGACGTGCTTGCCGGCCCGCTGCCGGTCCCGCCGGCGGTCATCCTCCGTCAGCTCGAGGAGCTGGCCATGGTGCCTGCACGCGAGGCGGGCGAGCGCGCCCCTGCGTGA
- a CDS encoding DedA family protein produces the protein MSGFLNWFQHIPEHVLALDPVWLLVVCGLLVFAEDAVFVGFVIPGESAAVVAGVASSIGHVPFPAAIVVVVLAAVIGDTVGYEVGRHLVGPKVLESRLLARHAARIEKASEFLRRRGGVAVFLGRFTAFFRAVMPALAGSARMPYLRFLKWNAVGGIVWGTGFVVLGHVAGSSYQQVASRAGHWAAIGFVAAVVLLVIGWRVREHRRG, from the coding sequence GTGAGCGGCTTTCTCAACTGGTTCCAGCACATCCCGGAGCATGTGCTGGCCCTGGATCCGGTGTGGCTGCTCGTCGTCTGCGGCCTGCTCGTCTTCGCCGAGGACGCGGTCTTCGTCGGCTTCGTCATCCCGGGGGAGTCCGCTGCCGTCGTGGCCGGGGTCGCCAGCAGCATCGGGCACGTTCCGTTCCCCGCAGCGATCGTGGTCGTCGTGCTCGCCGCCGTCATCGGCGACACGGTGGGCTACGAGGTGGGCAGGCACCTCGTCGGCCCGAAGGTGCTGGAGTCCCGCCTGCTTGCCAGACACGCTGCGCGGATCGAGAAGGCGAGTGAGTTCTTGCGTCGGCGAGGCGGCGTCGCGGTGTTCCTCGGCCGGTTCACCGCGTTCTTCCGGGCAGTGATGCCGGCGCTCGCCGGATCCGCCCGGATGCCCTACCTGCGCTTCCTGAAGTGGAACGCGGTGGGCGGGATCGTGTGGGGGACCGGGTTCGTGGTGCTCGGCCACGTCGCGGGCTCGTCGTACCAGCAGGTGGCCAGCCGGGCCGGACACTGGGCGGCGATCGGCTTCGTCGCAGCGGTGGTCCTGCTGGTCATCGGCTGGCGGGTCCGCGAGCACCGCCGCGGTTGA
- a CDS encoding response regulator transcription factor encodes MIRVAVIDDQPLVRMGLSTLIAAEDDLELVGEAEDGRTGLALLRRERPDVVLSDIRMPGLDGLAMLREVAGDPTLAGVRVVMLTTFELDEYVFEALRLGASGFLLKDADPTALLDAVRVVAEGGSLLAPSVTRRVIEHFGATRTAVGAHPEIHRLTEREREIAAWVATGASNQEIADRLVVSPDTVRTHVSRAMVKLHARDRAQLVVFAIQSGLLPEG; translated from the coding sequence ATGATCCGGGTCGCGGTCATCGACGACCAGCCCCTGGTCCGGATGGGCCTGTCCACGCTGATCGCGGCCGAGGACGACCTCGAGCTCGTCGGCGAGGCGGAGGATGGCCGGACTGGCCTTGCCCTGCTGCGTCGGGAGCGTCCCGACGTGGTGCTCAGTGACATCCGGATGCCGGGCCTCGACGGGCTGGCGATGTTGCGGGAGGTCGCGGGTGATCCCACGCTGGCCGGGGTCAGGGTGGTCATGCTGACCACCTTCGAGCTGGACGAGTACGTCTTCGAGGCGCTCCGGCTGGGCGCCAGCGGCTTTCTGCTCAAGGACGCCGATCCGACGGCCCTGCTCGACGCCGTCCGGGTCGTCGCCGAGGGCGGCTCGCTCCTCGCTCCGTCGGTCACCCGGCGGGTGATCGAGCACTTCGGTGCGACCCGCACGGCCGTCGGTGCACATCCGGAGATCCACCGGCTCACCGAGCGCGAGCGGGAGATCGCCGCCTGGGTGGCCACCGGCGCCTCGAACCAGGAGATCGCGGATCGGCTCGTGGTCAGTCCCGACACCGTGCGCACCCACGTCTCGCGGGCGATGGTCAAGCTGCACGCGCGCGACCGCGCCCAGCTGGTCGTCTTCGCGATCCAGTCGGGACTGCTCCCGGAGGGCTGA